ACGCTCTACAACCTGGGCCCGGCTCCCGAGCCCAACATGACCGTCTTCTGGAGCCCGCGCCTGCCCCAGGGCTTCAAGGACTTCTGCGCCAAGGTCTCGATCGACACCTCGGCCGTCCAGTACGAGTCGGACGAGCAGATCCGTCCCGCCTGGGGCGACGACGCCGCGATCGCCTGCTGCGTCTCGCCCATGGCGGTCGGCAAGCAGATGCAGTTCTTCGGGGCCCGCGTGAACCTGGCCAAGACGCTCCTGTACGCGATCAACGGCGGCAAGGACGAGGTCACGGGCAAGCAGGTCTCTCCGGTCGTGGCCCCCGTGCCCGAGGGGCAGCCCCTCGACTACGACGACGTCCGCGCCCGCTTCGACAAGACCATGGACTGGCTCGCCGAGACCTACGTCGAGGCGCTCAACTGCATCCACTGGTCGCACGACAAGTACGCGTACGAGCGTCTCGAGATGGCCCTCCACGACAAGGAGGTCCTGCGGACCATGGCCTGCGGCATCGCGGGTCTCGCGGTCGCGGCGGACTCCCTGTCGGCCATCAAGTACGCGACGGTCATGCCCGTGTTCGACGAGCGCGGCATCGTGGTCGACTACCGGACCGAGGGCGAGTACCCCGCGTTCGGCAACGACGACGACCGTGTCGACTCGATCGCGGTCGAGCTCGTCGAGTCGTTCATGGCGAAGATCCGCTCGCACAAGATGTACCGCGACGCGCTGCCCACGCAGTCCGTCCTGACCATCACGTCGAACGTCGTCTACGGCAAGGCCACGGGCAACACGCCCGACGGTCGCCGCGCCGGCGAGCCCTTCTCGCCGGGGGCCAACCCGATGAACGGCCGCGACACGCACGGCATGCTCGCCTCGGCCCTGTCGGTCGCGAAGCTGCCGTACAACGAGGCGCAGGACGGCATCTCGCTGACCAACACGGTCGTGCCGAGCGGCCTCGGCCGTACCCGGGACGAGCAGGTCGCGAACCTCGCGGGTCTGCTCGACGCGTCGGTCGGTGGCGACGGCTACCACATGAACGTCAACGTGCTGGTGAAGGAGACCCTCGAGGACGCCATGGAGCACCCCGAGAACTACCCTCAGCTCACCATCCGCGTCTCCGGGTACGCCGTGAACTTCGTGCGGCTCACCCGCGAGCAGCAGCTCGACGTCCTCTCGCGGACCTTCCACGGCGCTCTCTGAGCGCAGATCGGCGGAACCATCATGACGACTCTCTCGACGCCCGCAGCAGGCCAGGTGCCCGCGCGTGCCGCCGCCCGCTACGGGGTCGACGGGGTCGCCTCGGCTCCGCTGCCGTGGCGGACCTCCGGTGACGGCCTGGGTCACGACAGCGACCTGGACGCACCGGAGGCCCCCCGCCGCCGGACGGGGGCCGGGGTCTCCGGCCTCACGACGGCCGAGGACCTCGACCGGCACGACAAGCTCGCGATGATGCGTTCGGGCGAGCTCGGCTCGGTCCACTCGTGGGAGCTCGTGACCGCGGTGGACGGGCCGGGCACGCGCCTGACCGTGTTCCTCAACGGGTGCCCGCTGCGGTGCCTGTACTGCCACAACCCCGACACGCTGCAGATGAAGGACGGCGAGCCGGTCACGGCCGACGAGCTGCTGGCCAGGGTCAAGCGGTACCTGCCGGTCTTCCGCGCCACCAAGGGCGGTCTGACGCTCTCGGGCGGCGAGGTGCTCATGCAGCCCGCGTTCGCCGCGCGCATCCTGGCGGGCGCCAAGGAGATGGGCGTGCACACCACGCTCGACACCTCGGGCTTCCTCGGGGCGAACCTGAGCGACGAGATGCTGGCGAACACCGACCTGGTGCTGCTCGACGTCAAGTCGGGCGACCCCGCGACGTACGAGAAGGTCACGGGCCGTGCGCTCGAGCCCACCCTGAGGTTCGGGCGACGGCTCGCCGAGTCGGGCCTGCCCGGCGGGGTCACGGCCGAGCACCCGGTCGAGGTCTGGATCCGGTACGTGCTGGTCCCGGGACTGACGGACCAGGCCGAGCACGTCGACGTCGTCGCGGACTACGCGGCCTCGCTCAACGAGATCCGGCCCGGCACGGTCACGCGAGTCGAGGTCCTGCCCTTCCATCAGATGGGCCGGGACAAGTGGGAGACGCTCGGGCGCGAGTA
This region of Oerskovia jenensis genomic DNA includes:
- the pflB gene encoding formate C-acetyltransferase, which translates into the protein MTSISEARSTTGGQDDATVPAWAGFTAGPWQDTVDVRDFIQRNYTPYEGDDSFLAGPTERTTGVWAKLSEMFPVEREKGIYDVDPHTPAGITAHAPGYIDKDAEVIVGLQTDAPLKRAIMPNGGWRMVEGALETYGYPVDQELKKVFSEYRKTHNQGVFDIYPPNVRAARSSHIITGLPDAYGRGRIIGDYRRVALYGVDQLVAAKKLDKLDLDTQPFSEKIVREREEHAEQIRALGELKAMAASYGYDISGPATNAREAVQWLYFGYLAAVKEQNGAAMSLGRTSTFLDVYLERDLANGVITEEQAQEIIDDFVIKLRIVRFLRTPEYDSLFSGDPTWVTETIGGMGDDGRPLVTKNSFRFLQTLYNLGPAPEPNMTVFWSPRLPQGFKDFCAKVSIDTSAVQYESDEQIRPAWGDDAAIACCVSPMAVGKQMQFFGARVNLAKTLLYAINGGKDEVTGKQVSPVVAPVPEGQPLDYDDVRARFDKTMDWLAETYVEALNCIHWSHDKYAYERLEMALHDKEVLRTMACGIAGLAVAADSLSAIKYATVMPVFDERGIVVDYRTEGEYPAFGNDDDRVDSIAVELVESFMAKIRSHKMYRDALPTQSVLTITSNVVYGKATGNTPDGRRAGEPFSPGANPMNGRDTHGMLASALSVAKLPYNEAQDGISLTNTVVPSGLGRTRDEQVANLAGLLDASVGGDGYHMNVNVLVKETLEDAMEHPENYPQLTIRVSGYAVNFVRLTREQQLDVLSRTFHGAL
- the pflA gene encoding pyruvate formate-lyase-activating protein codes for the protein MTTLSTPAAGQVPARAAARYGVDGVASAPLPWRTSGDGLGHDSDLDAPEAPRRRTGAGVSGLTTAEDLDRHDKLAMMRSGELGSVHSWELVTAVDGPGTRLTVFLNGCPLRCLYCHNPDTLQMKDGEPVTADELLARVKRYLPVFRATKGGLTLSGGEVLMQPAFAARILAGAKEMGVHTTLDTSGFLGANLSDEMLANTDLVLLDVKSGDPATYEKVTGRALEPTLRFGRRLAESGLPGGVTAEHPVEVWIRYVLVPGLTDQAEHVDVVADYAASLNEIRPGTVTRVEVLPFHQMGRDKWETLGREYELTDTPAPDVELVDRVRDQFRAKGLTVY